In one Rhinopithecus roxellana isolate Shanxi Qingling chromosome 1, ASM756505v1, whole genome shotgun sequence genomic region, the following are encoded:
- the TMIE gene encoding transmembrane inner ear expressed protein isoform X3 — protein MRLWHVVGIFSLFVLSIIITLCCVFNCRVPRTRKEIEARYLQRKAAKMYTDKLETVPPLNELTEVPGEDKKKKKKKDSVDTVAIKVEEDEKNEAKKKKGEK, from the exons ATGCGCCTGTGGCACGTGGTGGGCATCTTTTCACTGTTCGTGTTGTCCATCA TCATCACCCTGTGCTGTGTCTTCAACTGTCGTGTGCCACGGACCCGGAAGGAGATTGAAGCCCGGTACCTGCAGCGAAAGGCAGCCAAGATGTACACAGACAAGCTGGAGACTGTGccacccctcaatgagctcacagaAGTCCCAGGAG AggataagaagaagaagaagaagaaggacagTGTGGACACAGTGGCCATCAAGGTAGAGGAGGATGAGAAGAATGAGgccaagaagaagaaaggagagaaatga